The following coding sequences are from one bacterium window:
- a CDS encoding SNF2-related protein, with translation MNGYPIQKENDKDVLYELKKKIYPFVLRRLKKEVLKDLPDKIEQILFVDIAVIIQNFT, from the coding sequence GTGAACGGTTACCCCATTCAGAAGGAAAATGACAAAGATGTCCTGTATGAATTGAAAAAGAAGATATATCCCTTTGTGTTGAGGCGTTTAAAAAAAGAGGTGTTAAAAGACCTACCTGACAAGATTGAGCAGATATTATTTGTCGATATAGCAGTTATTATTCAAAACTTTACTTAG
- a CDS encoding DUF4160 domain-containing protein → MYMFFFDDKKHHRPHIYVNYGENDAIIAIEDGEIIEGNLPKKKLKLVQAWIEIHQEEIMADWKLAVEGQLPFKIEPLK, encoded by the coding sequence ATTTACATGTTTTTCTTTGATGATAAGAAGCACCATCGTCCACATATTTATGTGAACTACGGTGAAAACGATGCGATTATAGCAATTGAAGATGGAGAAATTATTGAAGGAAATTTACCAAAAAAGAAATTGAAATTAGTCCAAGCTTGGATTGAAATTCATCAAGAAGAAATAATGGCTGACTGGAAATTAGCAGTTGAAGGACAATTACCATTTAAAATAGAACCGTTAAAATGA